In Rutidosis leptorrhynchoides isolate AG116_Rl617_1_P2 chromosome 6, CSIRO_AGI_Rlap_v1, whole genome shotgun sequence, the DNA window TGTTCTTTTGACTCTTAAAAGTTAAAAGTTTAGTTTACCTTGAAAGCTATAAGGCCCATAAGCCATAACCCATTGGGCTACTAATAAGTGTACTttatttcggatatcggattatccgaatatccgaaaattttgaaaaatcgatccaatatccgaatccgaaaatccGAATTTCCGGATATTTTTGGATCGGATAATTCGGATTGCGGATTCGGATATTATGCCCACCCCTAATCGATACAACAAAGGAAATACAATGCATCTGTTTGGAACAGCAATGAGCAGGAAACAATTGCAAAAACTAAAATACCAAAATGCCTTGAATGGTGCTGATGATACGTGTTTACAATTTGGTATAATTACCAATCATCTTAAATCTTAAATAGAGTTATAAAATAGGCTTAAAACAAAGATATGACAAGTCAATATGACAGGTCAGCCTATATAAAGAGATTTCTCTTCCTTTTCAAGTGACAGCTCATCATCATCTCACAAGTTCACAACTGGTCCCTCAACTATGAAGAAATGATCAAAAGAATTTCAACACACATGAAACATCTACTCACTAATATGCATCAGAAAATTTACACCAATTCATGCATGGTACAGGAGAGAGTGCTACATAAAAGGAGATATTGGTATTGGTATATCATATTATATCAAACGATTAAACCATAGTCATGTTATAAGTTTTACACCACATATCACAGTATGTGTTCGATCAAAAGAGGAGACATATAAGTAAGTATTAGGGGCTACATACATTCAGCTGCAATACAAGTAAACTGTTGTACCAAAACTATATATAGTAGAGTATATTTGTGTTAAATTTCTTACTTTCAGAAGTACCAAAAACTTCATATTAGGTGTTAAAACTTAAAGGAGGTCAGTCATTAATCGTCAGATGTTTCCAGTTGCTTCCTTTGTAGTTAGTTGGTTTGTTATATGCCACGTCTGCATCCTGTGCCATACAGAAAACAAATTGTCAGAATCTTTCTATTATTTTCTCTCAAACAAAAAAAACTAATTGAATTGATCTTGACCCTTCATCTTGATCTTCTTCCTTTGATACACAATCCAATTGTTGGGCTTGGATGATCTGTTCATGGGCTGAGTAACGATGTTGACGGGCTGCTCTCTATCAGCCTTTGGGTAGTGGCTTCTGCTAAGTGCAGCTGAATTTGACTTCTCAGGTTCCTTCAAATTGTCAACAATTGGGAGTATACTTTGACTGTTACCATTCCCCTGTTCTACAAAACACTGGCACAAGTCTTTTAAAATCCCAGAGATCGAGATTTCAGATCCAATGAGCTGAAACTTTTCTCGATACATATTTTCaacttgattcataacttcattcatATTTGGAATGCAAAACCCTTGTGAAGGTTTACGAATAACGAAGGTCAAATTGACTTCTCCATTGCTAGAAGAAGCTACATCAATCTCAGATGAACATGATGATACATCCACATTCTCATTCTCATTTTCGTTGTTGTCAATATTATTATACTCTAAAGACAGCAAATTGTTCGACTTACAATCATTCTCACTTAAATGTGTAGCTGGAGCTGTACAAGGTTCAAACAAATTATATTTGTCATATATGGTTACATTTTAAAGTTACAGGATTAGTCTTGGAaaagcaaggttgcaaaagacgcgagacggggtcgagacggtcgggtcctaaaagggtcgagacggggtcgagacggaggtctagacggatgttgactaacgttgacttttaaataaaaatgttatatattatatatatatattgtacattacattattccaaacataagcatttcacacatgtttaaatacttcaacatttcaaacataaaaaaagaaaccctaagtaatagcacaacgtttaatattaaaaaaaaaaaaaaaaaaaaaaaaacttgaaaaaattcagataaacccgttttttcccgtctcggaccgtgtttgaccgtcttttgaccgttttttggccgatttccgttttttcaaacgttttatgtataaacgggacggggcactccaaaatccgtctacacccccgtctacacccccgttttttccgttttttacaacactgtggAAAAGTATTAAAGAGATGGTATGATAAGTTTGTACCATGTTGAGTAACAGTATTTTCAAATGGGGGCATTGGGACGATTTCTTCATACTGATGTTCTTCTTTAATGATAACAGTCTCGGTATGAGTTTCAACCAACTGTTGCGTTTCAGATGCGTAGTTAATTGAGCATGGAACAGTAATATCAGCTGGGGTTAAAGATATTATTTGTCTTCTCAGTCGAGGTCTCTTTAGAAGTGgtacttcatcttcttcttcttcttcttccgactCATAACGCAGCAATTTTAAGTCATCATTCACAGTGCTTGTTGTCTAAATATAAAAGAAATTAGAACCTGACGTTAATCTAGAGTAGTACAGCTGTAAATAGTAACATAAAGTGATAGAAATAAAGCATTAAAACATCTAGTATAGGATCAATACGCATCGATTTTATGCTGATTGAATAATACCTTAGGATTCTCGGGAAAAATCGCTTCTAAAAGCACCTTATATTTCTCATCCTCAATAAAAACCCAGTTGTTGTCATAAGCCTCCAGGAGCTGCTTCAATGTTGATTTTACGGTTTTTGCAGGAACCCCATAAGTCTTCATTGCTTTGCATGCTTTTTCAATTTTTCTACGAATCGGTATTTTAGGTGCCATGATTATGTCCAATGCAAGATCAAACTAGACAATAAAGAAAGAAAGATATTCATAAGCATATTGACATATTATTAACATATTAgcatactaaaaaaaaaaaaaaattattaaactagCATTCTGTCACTGATATAGTCTCAACCCTCAACAAACTTGTAAACAACATCTAGAATGCACTGATTCTACTAGCCCTGAATCAATAAAAATGCATTATTATGATTCAAATCAGTGTTATGATTTCAACTCATTATTGAACAACGAAAAACAAACTCAATGTTAAGCATGATTTGATCTCGAACAAGTACCATGATTCAAATTATAACAGGAACATATTGTATCATTGAACATTATGCATAAACTAAGATAAAATGCACATAAACACAAACGCATTAAGTCATTAACTATGGCGGTCGACATGTctacattaacattattataatggGTATATCCCTTACCTAAGACGTGTCAAACCCTGACAAATCCGTTTATAGACCCCGCAAGCCAAGTCGGATCAACTGTGCTTCTAGAACCTTCTAGAAGCTAGATTTTCACTATTATTTCTAATTAAAATGGCAAATACTAACACTATAAATGCATAATTCTGAGTTAAATTACCGAATGTGAACGATCAATCGCCATAAACCCCTAAGCACTCAAATTTTAATATTCTTGATCATACTCGAAGCCCTAATTTtgtttaaaaatgtatatatgtattgtATATTTGATTATACAGACAGAAAGAACTAAAATTCAGAATATTGTGACTAATTACTAAAATGGTAAAATATTAGCAAAATAAAGTGTAGTTACTCGGAAGGAAATGTAAAAAAAACCCTTCAAAAATGTTTTAGTACAAAATAAACAAGTGATTCAAAATgttgttgtttaatttgcaattagggttttaatttattgAAAAGATCATCATTATGAAATCATCTTTGATTTCTTTGTTTCACTCCAAAAAACCTCCAAATATACAGGCTAAAAAACTTCCTAGTGATCAGcaaaactaaaataataataaaatataaaatatcggAAATGGAGTACCTTAGTAGTTGAATATGAATATAGTTGGTAATTAGTAGATTATGAACTTCTGATCCAGATAAAAAAAAAAGTTACTGTAGTATGAAGTTAAACAAACCCTTTTTTCTTCCTCGAGAAATCTTTAGATTTTACTCCGTACTACCTTCACCGGGAAGATGAAAGTTGAAAATGAACTGTAAAAGTTTAAAATGAATATTCTGTCTCACACAGTGAAATACTTTCAATATCAAATTATGCCTACGGAATACGTGTCCATATGCGATTTGTCCCTCCTTTAACAATTTTCATTCACTGTtgtcataattaaaataattaaaagctAGGATGTTCTTCGTATTTCTCTTGTATTTGTTTTGAGCTTCATCTTTtggatgccaaaaaaaaaaaaaaaaatgaaaatgtcaATCATTTGTCAATCCTTTGCTAATCTCAAACACCCATTAGGAGTGTGTTGTTAATCTTTGGTCAATACTTTTTAGTCATTCATTTTGTGAATTTGAAGCATATATCATCACGAATCATATGCATTTATTTGCTTGTACAATTTGCTCTTAGATTTGTACtatgatataattaattaattttgaatGGTTGAGGAAGGGTGTGATGGTTGGAAGTGATATGTGAAGAGTTAGTGATAGAAAGGATCTGAATAAGGATGTCATGAATGAGAATGTTCTAATACCAAATTAATTAAgacatataaaaaataaaaaaaattctaaaGTAACCCTTATACTTAAGATACATTTTTAATAACTTCTATAAAAAAATTACCCCACTAACTTTTGTTTACCACTATTATGTTAGATGACATTATGACTTAGTACAGACTTTGAACGAGTATTTAGGAAAGTGGATTAATGTTGAAACGTGCAGAATGAAACGTGGGTGATTGAAGATGTGATCCTAATTAGAGAAAATTACGCGGTTGGTCTttgtggtttacatgaaatggggtgTTTGGTCCTTGAATTTCATTTTCGAAGTTGTTGGTCCCTGTGGTTTCCTAAATGCGTGTGGGTCGTCCCTTGTCAGTATTGACCCGTTAAAAAATTCGTTAACCTTAGACATGTGCAATACACGTGAGGGTACTTATGTCAATTTACCTTCTTTTTGTCACTTGGCTCACACTTCCTCTTCCTGCTTCACGTTAGTGTTTAACAATACACAAAATGACTTGTTTTAAACCCATAAATCAAGAAAAAAACATTTCCACTAATTTTGAGATACAACAAAATCAATTACCACCATATCACTAATGAATCTGTTGTTGAGGATGTGAACATTGACACAACCATCGATGATGAGGGTGCTCTCGATAGTGAACGATATGTTACATTCAACATAGATTTATGGCATTGTCCCCTTTCAATGCCCCATTTTTACCTCTACAAATTACACTGTCTGGGTCATTTGTGTGAAGGCTATTCTTGATGTTCATAGGTTATGGGGATCAGCCGAACCACAAGTCGGAGTGGCTGTGGACGAGAAGAAAAGTAAATCGGCTATGGCTTTCATATTCCAGGCTATACCAGGGGATTTTTTTTACAAGTTTCAAAGAACAAAACTGCTATGGGGTACGGGATCGTTGAAGACTCACTACTTAGGCGTTGAACGTGTGGATAAAGCAAGATTACATACTCTCAAAAGAGAATTCGAAGGATTGAGAATGAAGGATGGGGAGTCCATTGATGAATTCACATGTAAATTAAGTAGTATGATCTCTAGATATAATAGTCTAGGAGCCACACTTGAAGACAATATTTTAGTCTGAAAATTGCTCGACTCGGTCCCTGATAGGTATCTCCAAATGGTGGCCTCAATGGAGCAATAGTCGGACGTCGATGAAA includes these proteins:
- the LOC139851419 gene encoding probable inactive histone-lysine N-methyltransferase SUVR2; protein product: MFDLALDIIMAPKIPIRRKIEKACKAMKTYGVPAKTVKSTLKQLLEAYDNNWVFIEDEKYKVLLEAIFPENPKTTSTVNDDLKLLRYESEEEEEEDEVPLLKRPRLRRQIISLTPADITVPCSINYASETQQLVETHTETVIIKEEHQYEEIVPMPPFENTVTQHAPATHLSENDCKSNNLLSLEYNNIDNNENENENVDVSSCSSEIDVASSSNGEVNLTFVIRKPSQGFCIPNMNEVMNQVENMYREKFQLIGSEISISGILKDLCQCFVEQGNGNSQSILPIVDNLKEPEKSNSAALSRSHYPKADREQPVNIVTQPMNRSSKPNNWIVYQRKKIKMKGCRRGI